The Lacipirellula parvula genome window below encodes:
- a CDS encoding 3-oxoacyl-ACP synthase III gives MRYSRVYLESFGYTLPDEAVTTDELERWLAPAYQRLRLPEGRLELMTGIRERRFYSPGTRPGEISIESGRRAIAAAGIDPAEIGALVHGSVCRDYLEPATACGVHHALGLSGDCLIYDVSNACLGILSGMVQVANMIELGQIRAGLIVGTEDGRSLVETTVERLNNDHSIDRRGVKAFVASLTIGSASVGVVLCDEALSRERHRLLGGAVVANTEGHALCQSEGLETFMRTDSEQLMLHGVETGRRTFEPFLREVGWSRGDITKTICHQVGVAHRKLLFETLGLDESLDYSTFETLGNTGAAALPTTMALAAEAGRFAKGDRVAMLGIGSGINCQMLGVEW, from the coding sequence ATGCGCTACAGCCGCGTTTATCTCGAAAGCTTCGGCTACACGCTGCCCGATGAGGCCGTCACCACCGACGAGCTTGAGCGGTGGCTAGCGCCGGCATACCAGCGGCTGCGGCTGCCGGAGGGGCGGCTGGAACTGATGACCGGCATCCGCGAGCGGCGGTTCTATTCGCCGGGGACGCGGCCGGGGGAGATCAGCATCGAGAGCGGCCGGCGGGCGATCGCGGCGGCGGGGATCGATCCGGCGGAAATTGGCGCGCTGGTGCACGGCTCAGTCTGTCGCGACTACCTCGAACCGGCGACGGCCTGCGGCGTGCATCACGCGCTCGGGCTGTCGGGCGACTGCCTCATTTACGACGTCTCGAACGCCTGCCTCGGCATCCTCAGCGGGATGGTGCAGGTGGCGAACATGATCGAGTTGGGGCAGATTCGCGCGGGGCTTATCGTCGGCACCGAAGATGGGCGGTCGCTGGTGGAGACGACGGTCGAGCGACTCAACAACGATCACTCGATCGATCGCCGCGGCGTGAAGGCGTTTGTGGCGTCGCTCACCATTGGTTCGGCGAGCGTGGGCGTCGTGCTGTGTGACGAGGCGCTCAGCCGCGAGCGGCATCGGTTGCTTGGCGGCGCCGTCGTGGCGAACACCGAGGGGCACGCCCTCTGCCAAAGCGAGGGGCTGGAGACCTTCATGCGAACCGACAGCGAGCAGTTGATGCTCCACGGCGTCGAGACGGGACGGCGAACGTTTGAGCCGTTCCTGCGCGAAGTCGGCTGGTCGCGCGGCGACATCACGAAGACGATCTGCCATCAGGTCGGCGTCGCCCATCGCAAGCTGCTGTTCGAAACGCTGGGGCTCGACGAATCGCTCGATTACTCGACCTTCGAAACGCTTGGGAATACCGGCGCGGCGGCATTGCCGACCACGATGGCGCTAGCGGCCGAGGCGGGGCGTTTTGCAAAAGGCGACCGCGTCGCGATGCTGGGCATCGGCTCGGGAATCAACTGCCAGATGCTGGGCGTCGAGTGGTGA
- a CDS encoding tRNA (cytidine(34)-2'-O)-methyltransferase, translated as MASDDQPSAPADDAAGPKYVPRMHIVLFQPEIPYNTGSVGRTCVAVAAKLWLVRPLGFRVDDYYLRRAGLDYWQHLEWEVVDDWEALVAALPVERHWYFTKFGQQNYTSAEFAEGDVLVFGRESQGLPPEIVAGRQERCLRIPTRPEVRSLNLSNSAAIAMYEALRQWDG; from the coding sequence TTGGCGAGCGACGATCAACCAAGCGCACCGGCAGACGATGCCGCGGGGCCGAAGTATGTCCCGCGGATGCACATTGTCCTGTTTCAGCCCGAGATCCCTTACAACACTGGGAGCGTCGGGCGGACGTGCGTCGCCGTGGCGGCGAAGCTATGGTTGGTGCGGCCGCTGGGGTTTCGCGTCGACGACTACTACCTGCGGCGGGCGGGGCTCGATTATTGGCAACACCTTGAGTGGGAGGTAGTCGACGATTGGGAGGCGCTCGTCGCGGCGTTACCGGTCGAGCGGCATTGGTACTTCACGAAGTTTGGTCAGCAAAATTACACCTCTGCGGAGTTTGCCGAGGGGGATGTGCTGGTCTTCGGGCGGGAGTCGCAGGGCTTGCCGCCGGAGATCGTCGCGGGGCGACAGGAACGGTGTTTGCGGATACCGACGCGGCCGGAAGTTCGCAGTCTCAACCTCTCCAATAGTGCGGCCATCGCCATGTACGAAGCGCTGCGGCAGTGGGATGGTTGA
- a CDS encoding tetratricopeptide repeat protein: protein MTHRSCVHVAVPAFVLLLGLLPIAGCDEAPSAAVPSSPVSAANAAREPAKPQTPPSIKLDRVAALSTQWYPNHSECNTMTDNRFLREVVRQGVLMALREELGLVTRDESLGEPLAQRPPDAKNVDLQVDPLALNFHWDTTNVWHAELSGAGAPADNPIWKHDGTFKFRNRTFYAVFAAQMAELSEQIADQMRAAGAKEARRELNPANVPLPEIETQLGEMNFVSQFAAVRAAHRAMADQGPSIPWLGVLVRGYANLAMLTQHTWTTQQDAFAARSIVYAERMLQLSERSREARLHQAYAYAVIGMHGHALDLLAEADKQTPRSGDADPAWAQLIGPFAKFQLVELEQLAADDDELAELAALLRWHVYRSYMHGRWINDIGLQTMAVCPEAYSIYSVMANWTALGIKRRGASAAINMFGRRLPDRVAELQDLPKAARSHTVKSSGLLSRLLGGGDDDLSDRPMKIARALQTAAREEAEPTEFSWAVLGTLIAEEQFVEAVNLLKVSGDAVEHSRGSLVERFEPLVAGHRYAPYVSTFAVPPSDAPRAAEMMREVQFVDPRAAMNRMYSTVWHSPIADGGNGNEYRYRTVWGRSFTHPSLMENWYDVAGTWAVAILADQRRHFAIEFRQVSPHSPQAARMQWETAETYTPEQLAKWEQELREDPVGWMSLGQCYYSLSKLDDATRCYKRSVEISPCYDATLGLANCYYYNGKRELWKPTLESYLEVEDLGLAHAQIHQQIAGECIGRRSWREAEPHALDAAQTYSAWGLQLASTVYEGSRQWEESERFVAAASRSYPSYYSGMQWYLWCRRTGRGELDEARDLAQTSLRLAEESTQFSEAYRAFVYRMLEGEPAAAIAGMDQQAATFGQKEELWDHVCRLLHTAAAAEEAGNAERKQQALEEIRGLNDAIAADSPTWVAVVDALVGAFNGEELSEETLANYDKVIEGGAANGRCTYQYLMGAALDQQKRTDAADDYWRRALYGGPFDNYGCTLAGHELAEKYGADRDDLPESFAKLEAEADAAWAKSQAEADAAASAEEEDAEEAEGATDEQPDPDTTI from the coding sequence ATGACTCATCGGTCGTGCGTTCACGTTGCTGTTCCAGCGTTCGTCCTGCTGCTCGGCTTGTTACCGATTGCCGGCTGCGACGAAGCCCCGTCTGCAGCGGTCCCCAGCAGCCCAGTTTCGGCGGCGAACGCAGCCCGCGAGCCTGCCAAACCTCAAACTCCGCCGAGCATTAAACTCGACCGCGTCGCAGCGCTCTCCACGCAGTGGTATCCCAACCATTCCGAATGCAACACGATGACGGACAACCGCTTCCTCCGCGAAGTGGTCCGCCAAGGCGTGTTGATGGCGTTGCGCGAAGAGCTCGGGCTCGTCACCCGTGACGAATCATTGGGCGAACCGCTCGCCCAGCGCCCGCCCGACGCTAAAAACGTTGATTTGCAAGTCGATCCGCTGGCGCTCAACTTTCATTGGGATACGACGAACGTTTGGCACGCCGAACTCTCGGGCGCCGGCGCGCCGGCCGACAACCCGATTTGGAAACATGACGGCACGTTCAAGTTCAGGAACCGCACGTTCTACGCAGTGTTCGCGGCGCAGATGGCGGAACTTTCTGAACAAATCGCCGACCAAATGCGGGCCGCAGGCGCGAAGGAGGCTCGCCGCGAGCTGAATCCTGCCAATGTGCCTCTGCCAGAGATTGAAACGCAGCTCGGCGAAATGAACTTTGTGTCGCAGTTCGCCGCGGTGCGCGCGGCGCATCGAGCCATGGCAGATCAGGGACCGTCGATTCCCTGGTTGGGCGTCCTCGTTCGCGGCTACGCTAATTTGGCGATGCTCACTCAGCACACCTGGACGACGCAGCAAGACGCCTTTGCCGCCCGTTCGATTGTCTATGCCGAGCGCATGCTGCAGTTGAGCGAGCGCAGCCGTGAAGCCCGACTGCATCAGGCCTACGCCTACGCAGTCATCGGCATGCATGGCCATGCACTCGACCTGTTGGCGGAAGCTGACAAGCAAACGCCTCGTTCCGGCGATGCCGACCCCGCCTGGGCGCAACTCATCGGGCCGTTCGCCAAGTTTCAGCTCGTCGAACTCGAGCAACTCGCCGCTGACGATGACGAACTGGCGGAACTCGCCGCGCTTCTGCGTTGGCACGTCTACCGCAGCTACATGCACGGCCGATGGATCAACGACATTGGTTTGCAGACGATGGCCGTCTGCCCAGAGGCTTACTCAATCTACTCCGTGATGGCCAATTGGACGGCGCTCGGCATCAAACGGCGCGGCGCTTCGGCGGCGATCAACATGTTCGGCCGGCGTCTCCCCGATCGCGTCGCCGAGCTCCAAGATTTGCCAAAAGCGGCCCGGTCGCACACCGTGAAGTCGTCGGGCTTGCTCAGCAGATTGCTTGGCGGCGGCGACGATGACCTGAGCGATCGCCCAATGAAGATCGCGCGGGCCTTGCAGACGGCTGCGCGCGAGGAGGCGGAACCCACTGAGTTTTCGTGGGCCGTCCTCGGGACGCTCATTGCGGAGGAGCAGTTCGTCGAAGCCGTTAACTTGCTCAAGGTGTCCGGCGACGCCGTCGAACATTCGCGCGGCAGTCTCGTCGAGCGGTTCGAACCGCTCGTCGCAGGACACCGTTACGCGCCGTACGTCAGCACCTTCGCCGTGCCGCCCAGCGACGCCCCGCGCGCCGCCGAGATGATGCGTGAAGTCCAATTCGTCGACCCCCGCGCGGCGATGAATCGCATGTACAGCACGGTGTGGCATTCCCCGATCGCCGACGGCGGCAATGGCAACGAGTACCGCTACCGAACGGTGTGGGGCCGCAGCTTTACCCACCCGAGCTTGATGGAAAATTGGTACGACGTCGCGGGAACTTGGGCCGTCGCCATCTTGGCCGACCAGCGTCGCCATTTCGCGATCGAGTTCCGGCAAGTCTCGCCCCACTCGCCTCAGGCCGCCCGTATGCAGTGGGAGACCGCCGAAACGTACACGCCCGAGCAGTTGGCCAAGTGGGAGCAAGAACTCCGCGAAGACCCGGTTGGCTGGATGTCGCTCGGCCAGTGCTACTACTCGCTCAGCAAGCTCGACGACGCCACGCGCTGCTACAAGCGATCGGTCGAAATTAGCCCCTGTTACGACGCGACGCTTGGACTCGCGAATTGCTACTACTACAACGGCAAACGCGAACTGTGGAAGCCGACGCTCGAATCGTACCTGGAAGTCGAAGATTTGGGCCTCGCCCATGCGCAGATTCATCAGCAGATCGCCGGCGAGTGCATCGGCCGCCGCTCATGGCGCGAAGCGGAGCCGCACGCGCTGGACGCCGCGCAGACCTATTCCGCGTGGGGCCTGCAGTTGGCCAGCACCGTCTACGAAGGGAGTCGGCAGTGGGAGGAATCGGAACGCTTCGTCGCTGCGGCGTCGCGGAGCTATCCTTCTTACTATTCGGGCATGCAGTGGTACCTGTGGTGCCGGCGCACCGGCCGCGGCGAGCTCGACGAAGCGCGCGACCTGGCGCAAACAAGCCTCCGACTTGCCGAGGAGAGCACTCAGTTTTCGGAAGCCTACCGAGCGTTCGTCTATCGCATGCTCGAGGGCGAGCCCGCTGCGGCGATTGCCGGCATGGATCAACAAGCGGCGACGTTCGGGCAGAAGGAAGAGCTTTGGGACCATGTTTGCCGACTGCTGCATACCGCGGCGGCGGCCGAAGAAGCGGGCAACGCCGAACGCAAGCAGCAGGCTCTGGAAGAAATTCGCGGGCTGAACGACGCGATCGCCGCCGATTCGCCCACCTGGGTGGCGGTCGTCGATGCGCTCGTCGGAGCGTTCAACGGCGAAGAACTCAGCGAGGAAACGCTTGCCAACTACGATAAGGTCATCGAAGGAGGCGCCGCCAACGGGCGTTGCACCTATCAGTACCTGATGGGCGCCGCTCTCGATCAGCAGAAACGGACGGACGCTGCGGACGACTATTGGCGTCGTGCGCTCTACGGCGGACCATTCGACAACTACGGCTGCACGCTCGCCGGCCACGAGTTAGCCGAGAAGTACGGGGCCGATCGCGACGACCTCCCCGAGAGCTTCGCCAAGCTCGAGGCTGAAGCGGACGCCGCCTGGGCAAAGTCGCAGGCCGAGGCTGACGCCGCCGCGTCCGCGGAAGAGGAGGATGCCGAAGAAGCAGAAGGCGCGACTGACGAACAGCCCGATCCTGATACGACGATCTAG
- a CDS encoding lysophospholipid acyltransferase family protein, with product MTRSKPIIDYTAYLAVRTFVCIIQAMPLSTCQAWARRLGWLFWHVLKVRRGTVEENLKTAFPERSPREHEQIALGMWEHLLLMVCEIAHAPRKINRTNWRTHLAMPQMELMVRRLLAPRPVIIISGHLGNFEMGGYLLGLHGFPSHTIARTLDNPYLDRWINDFRGATGQFILPKHGSSQRIEELLKSGGTLVLLGDQHAGEAACWVDFFGRSASTHKAVALFTLSGNAPTATGCVYRKGAPMHFEMEVAGLVDPADADFNLGSIPLLSTWYTRGLENLIRVAPDQYWWLHRRWREPPARQKKLRAAEPSDPAAARPAA from the coding sequence GTGACACGTTCGAAGCCGATCATCGACTACACCGCGTACCTCGCGGTTCGCACCTTCGTCTGCATTATCCAGGCGATGCCGCTCTCGACGTGCCAAGCCTGGGCACGGCGGCTCGGCTGGCTCTTCTGGCATGTGCTGAAAGTTCGCCGCGGCACCGTTGAAGAGAATCTCAAAACCGCTTTCCCCGAACGCTCGCCGCGCGAGCACGAGCAGATCGCCCTCGGCATGTGGGAACACCTGCTGCTGATGGTTTGCGAGATTGCGCACGCCCCGCGGAAGATCAACCGCACGAACTGGCGGACGCACCTTGCGATGCCGCAAATGGAGCTGATGGTTCGCCGTCTGCTCGCCCCGCGGCCCGTGATCATCATCTCCGGTCACCTCGGCAATTTTGAGATGGGGGGGTACCTCCTCGGCCTCCACGGCTTCCCGTCGCACACGATCGCCCGCACGCTCGACAACCCATACCTCGATCGCTGGATCAATGACTTCCGAGGCGCCACCGGCCAGTTCATCCTCCCGAAGCACGGCAGCAGCCAACGGATCGAAGAACTCTTGAAGTCGGGCGGCACGCTCGTGCTGCTGGGCGATCAGCACGCCGGCGAGGCTGCCTGCTGGGTCGATTTCTTCGGCCGCTCGGCCTCGACGCACAAGGCGGTCGCCCTGTTCACGCTCAGCGGCAACGCCCCCACGGCCACCGGGTGCGTCTATCGCAAGGGGGCGCCGATGCACTTCGAAATGGAAGTCGCCGGCCTCGTCGATCCCGCCGACGCCGACTTCAATCTCGGCTCGATTCCGCTGCTCAGCACCTGGTACACCCGCGGTTTGGAGAATCTAATTCGCGTGGCCCCCGACCAATACTGGTGGCTCCACCGCCGCTGGCGGGAACCTCCGGCTCGGCAAAAAAAACTCCGCGCCGCAGAGCCGAGCGATCCCGCCGCCGCCCGTCCCGCCGCGTAG
- a CDS encoding Gfo/Idh/MocA family protein codes for MAIGFGIIGAGMISRFHAKAILDVKGAKLVACADRTPGKAEALAKEFGCTAHDSVEAMVADPNVDAVTIATPSGAHMEPAVIAAKAGKHVIVEKPLEITLKRCDKIIDACEKAGVKLAAIFPSRFHDSSRLLKGAVDAERFGRITLGDAYVKWFRTQQYYDSGAWRGTWALDGGGALMNQAVHTVDLLSWLMGPVEEVQAFTATLAHDRIEVEDVATATLRFASGALGVIEATTAAFPGYLKRIELHGSEGSAVLEEEDIKAWDFAKKLRSDAAVHRQMASRKSTGGGAADPSAIGHHGHKLQIQDFVEAIRKDRAPAVDGPEGRKSIEIILAIYQSAKTGKRVTLPLKNDPKMSDK; via the coding sequence ATGGCGATTGGCTTCGGAATTATCGGCGCAGGGATGATCAGCCGCTTTCACGCGAAGGCGATCCTCGACGTCAAAGGGGCGAAGCTCGTTGCCTGCGCTGATCGCACCCCGGGGAAGGCCGAGGCACTGGCCAAGGAGTTTGGCTGCACGGCGCACGATTCGGTCGAAGCGATGGTCGCCGACCCAAACGTCGACGCCGTAACGATCGCCACCCCCAGCGGCGCCCACATGGAGCCGGCCGTCATCGCCGCGAAGGCGGGCAAGCATGTGATCGTCGAGAAGCCGTTAGAAATCACCCTCAAGCGTTGCGATAAAATCATCGACGCCTGCGAGAAGGCGGGCGTGAAACTCGCCGCGATTTTTCCGTCGCGGTTTCACGATTCTTCGCGCCTGCTGAAGGGCGCCGTCGACGCCGAACGCTTCGGCCGCATCACCCTCGGCGACGCTTACGTCAAATGGTTCCGCACGCAGCAGTACTACGATAGCGGCGCCTGGCGCGGCACCTGGGCCCTCGACGGCGGCGGCGCGCTGATGAACCAGGCGGTCCACACGGTCGACCTGCTCAGCTGGCTGATGGGGCCCGTCGAAGAGGTGCAAGCCTTCACCGCGACGCTCGCCCACGACCGCATCGAAGTCGAAGACGTCGCCACGGCGACGCTCCGCTTCGCCAGCGGCGCCCTCGGCGTTATCGAAGCCACCACCGCCGCGTTCCCCGGCTACCTCAAGCGGATCGAACTCCACGGCAGCGAAGGCTCTGCAGTGCTCGAAGAGGAAGATATCAAGGCCTGGGACTTCGCCAAAAAGCTCCGCAGCGACGCCGCGGTCCATCGCCAAATGGCCAGCCGCAAAAGTACCGGCGGCGGCGCGGCCGATCCTTCCGCCATCGGCCACCACGGCCACAAGCTGCAGATTCAAGACTTCGTCGAAGCGATTCGCAAAGACCGCGCCCCGGCCGTCGACGGCCCCGAAGGCCGCAAGTCGATCGAGATCATCTTGGCGATCTACCAATCGGCGAAAACTGGGAAACGCGTGACGCTTCCGTTGAAAAACGATCCAAAAATGAGTGACAAATAG
- a CDS encoding gamma-glutamyl-gamma-aminobutyrate hydrolase family protein — MSKPLIGINTDFRSSNQNSTEFAYVAAGYFDAIFQAGGLPVLIPPYENESDLEHLLQRLDGVLLIGGADLDPRRDGWMLHPTVRLQDPRRENSDRMLVRLIAEHRTPVLGIGAGMQLINVSQGGNLMLHIPEDMPGALPHLDPLDPDHRHTLQLASGSIMDRVYGDGELRVNSMHHMAVDEIAPGFQVTARCPDGIVEAIESTMEDWFAFGTQFHPEASTASALDMRIFEEFIMGVEIARGMLPAVHELAAA, encoded by the coding sequence ATGTCCAAGCCGCTTATCGGTATCAACACCGACTTCCGTTCGTCCAACCAAAACTCGACCGAATTCGCCTACGTCGCCGCCGGATACTTCGACGCGATCTTCCAAGCAGGCGGCCTGCCGGTCCTCATTCCTCCCTACGAGAACGAATCGGATCTCGAACACCTGCTCCAACGTCTCGACGGCGTGCTGCTCATCGGCGGCGCCGACCTTGATCCCCGCCGCGACGGCTGGATGCTCCACCCGACCGTCCGCCTGCAAGATCCCCGCCGTGAGAATTCCGACCGCATGCTCGTCCGCCTCATCGCCGAACACCGCACTCCGGTCCTCGGCATCGGCGCCGGTATGCAGCTGATCAACGTCTCGCAAGGCGGCAACCTGATGCTGCACATTCCGGAAGATATGCCGGGCGCCCTCCCGCATCTCGACCCGCTCGATCCCGATCACCGCCACACGCTGCAGCTTGCCTCGGGCTCGATCATGGATCGCGTCTACGGCGACGGCGAACTTCGCGTCAACAGCATGCACCACATGGCCGTCGACGAAATCGCCCCCGGCTTCCAAGTGACCGCCCGCTGCCCCGACGGCATCGTCGAAGCGATCGAAAGCACGATGGAAGATTGGTTCGCCTTCGGCACGCAGTTCCACCCCGAAGCGTCGACCGCCTCGGCGCTCGACATGCGGATCTTCGAAGAGTTCATCATGGGCGTCGAAATCGCCCGCGGCATGCTGCCCGCGGTCCACGAACTAGCCGCCGCCTAA
- a CDS encoding GNAT family N-acetyltransferase: MYRLRAFRNSDPPHLAAIWRSQPAQRGILQPISPPLLEYAVFSKLNFERGGLIVATRDDVPVGFVHGGFGPTDDGLYLDTSLGVTQMLMVQGGSETEAPLADDLLRASEEYLRGRGATVLYAGGVNPLNSFYLGLYGGSEIPGVLQTDHILRNAAQRANYREIDRVLIMQCDLARVRPPVSRELRAIKRTTQLIEKIDPEPKTWWEACIWGSLQRDVFSLFDKTQNRTVATASFWDMQPLSTCWGMTAAGLFDLEVDAKFRRKGYASYLLGEAIRVLRRRGVTTIEAQTMATNEAARDFYLKFGFTEIDHGVVFRKESTH; the protein is encoded by the coding sequence GTGTATCGCCTCCGAGCTTTCCGCAACTCCGATCCGCCCCACCTGGCCGCCATTTGGCGCAGCCAGCCGGCGCAGCGCGGAATTCTCCAGCCAATTTCGCCGCCGCTGCTCGAGTATGCCGTCTTCTCGAAGTTGAACTTCGAACGCGGCGGCCTGATCGTCGCCACCCGCGACGACGTGCCGGTCGGGTTCGTGCATGGCGGATTCGGGCCGACCGATGATGGCTTGTACCTCGACACCTCGCTCGGCGTCACGCAGATGTTGATGGTGCAGGGGGGAAGCGAAACCGAGGCGCCGCTCGCCGACGACCTCCTCCGTGCCAGCGAAGAGTACCTCCGCGGCCGCGGAGCGACGGTTCTCTACGCCGGCGGCGTCAATCCTCTCAACTCGTTTTACCTCGGCCTTTACGGCGGCAGCGAAATCCCCGGCGTCCTGCAAACCGATCACATCCTGCGAAACGCCGCGCAGCGCGCGAACTACCGCGAGATCGATCGCGTGCTGATCATGCAGTGCGACCTCGCCCGCGTGCGGCCGCCGGTGTCGCGCGAGCTCCGCGCGATCAAGCGGACGACGCAGCTGATCGAGAAGATCGACCCCGAACCGAAAACGTGGTGGGAAGCCTGCATCTGGGGCTCGCTGCAACGCGACGTCTTCAGCCTGTTCGACAAGACGCAGAACCGTACCGTCGCCACGGCGTCGTTCTGGGACATGCAGCCCCTTTCGACCTGCTGGGGGATGACGGCCGCAGGGCTGTTCGACCTCGAAGTCGACGCGAAGTTCCGCCGCAAGGGCTACGCCAGCTACCTGCTCGGCGAAGCGATCCGCGTCCTCCGCCGCCGCGGCGTGACGACGATCGAAGCCCAAACGATGGCGACGAACGAAGCGGCCCGCGACTTCTACCTGAAGTTCGGCTTCACCGAAATCGACCATGGGGTCGTGTTTCGGAAAGAATCGACGCATTAG
- a CDS encoding CPBP family intramembrane glutamic endopeptidase yields the protein MSELSPTAAPPRPRDLVAVVVALVLPTIVTWLYFFQADDMRPAAQLLVFNTVKTVQFCFPLFWVLAIQRGRVTLRPTTTRGIDVGITFGGVVAATMFALYLIFLRASQPVVDATEIIIDKVSGWGINEPWKYGLLGLFYALIHSFLEEYYWRWFVFGQLRRFIPLWPAAIISALGFMAHHVLVLGKFCGFDSPLTYFLSACVAIGGAFWAWLYDRSGSLMGPWLGHMLIDAAIFAIGFDLIRGYFAT from the coding sequence TTGTCCGAACTCTCGCCCACCGCCGCTCCGCCGCGCCCGCGCGATCTCGTCGCGGTCGTCGTTGCGCTCGTGTTGCCGACGATCGTCACCTGGCTCTACTTTTTCCAGGCCGACGACATGCGCCCCGCCGCGCAGCTCCTCGTCTTCAATACGGTGAAGACAGTCCAGTTTTGCTTTCCGCTGTTCTGGGTGCTCGCCATCCAGCGGGGCCGCGTCACGCTCCGGCCGACGACTACCCGCGGAATCGACGTCGGCATCACGTTCGGCGGCGTCGTCGCGGCGACGATGTTTGCGCTCTACCTGATCTTCCTCCGCGCCTCGCAACCGGTCGTCGACGCCACCGAAATCATCATCGACAAGGTCAGCGGCTGGGGCATCAACGAGCCTTGGAAGTACGGCCTCCTTGGCCTCTTCTACGCCCTCATCCACTCGTTTCTCGAAGAATACTACTGGCGCTGGTTCGTCTTCGGGCAACTCCGCCGTTTCATTCCGCTCTGGCCGGCGGCGATCATCTCCGCCCTTGGCTTCATGGCCCACCACGTCCTGGTGCTCGGCAAGTTCTGCGGCTTCGACAGCCCGCTCACGTACTTCCTCTCGGCCTGCGTCGCGATTGGCGGGGCCTTCTGGGCGTGGCTCTACGACCGCTCCGGCTCGCTGATGGGCCCGTGGCTCGGCCACATGCTGATCGACGCCGCCATCTTCGCGATCGGCTTCGATCTCATCCGCGGGTACTTTGCGACGTAG
- a CDS encoding DNA topoisomerase IB, whose protein sequence is MSRRLHFPSSLAPEDLARLARLRYVTDQEPGMGRRRHGQGFAYTTARGTPLRDPRKITRIETLAIPPAWRDVWICTVSAGHLQATGRDARERKQYIYHERWQEVAGLAKFARLAAFGAQLPKLRRAIAAHLRGRSLTRERVLAGMLAVLDLTGIRVGNEEYVKENGSYGLASLRNRHVTIGAHRVELRFRAKGGFHRNVEIDAPAVVRLIRDCAELAGSRVFQYLDADGKIHAVEAGEVNEFLRELSGEEFTAKDFRTWKASTFAVGALFRAEVAETLTARKRTAREVVCATAEMLSNTPAVCRNYYIHPGLLESFEAGTFRQEVGTATPRARNLFSTDEKLLMRFLKYWKPTLN, encoded by the coding sequence GTGTCGCGTCGGTTGCACTTCCCCTCGTCGCTCGCCCCGGAAGACCTCGCCCGTCTTGCGCGGCTACGGTACGTCACCGACCAAGAGCCCGGCATGGGCCGGCGGCGGCACGGCCAAGGTTTCGCTTACACGACGGCTCGCGGCACGCCGCTGCGCGATCCGCGTAAAATTACCCGCATCGAAACGCTCGCCATTCCGCCCGCGTGGCGCGACGTGTGGATCTGCACGGTGAGTGCGGGCCACCTCCAAGCCACCGGTCGCGACGCTCGCGAGCGGAAGCAGTACATTTACCACGAGCGGTGGCAGGAGGTTGCCGGCCTCGCGAAGTTCGCGCGGCTCGCGGCGTTCGGCGCGCAACTGCCCAAGCTCCGCCGCGCGATCGCTGCGCACCTGCGTGGTCGTAGCCTGACGCGCGAGCGAGTGCTTGCCGGCATGTTGGCCGTGCTCGATCTCACCGGCATTCGCGTCGGCAACGAGGAATACGTGAAGGAGAACGGCTCCTACGGCCTCGCGTCGCTCCGCAACCGCCATGTGACGATCGGCGCCCATCGCGTCGAACTCCGCTTCCGCGCGAAGGGAGGCTTTCATCGCAACGTGGAAATCGACGCTCCGGCTGTCGTACGCCTGATCCGCGATTGCGCCGAATTGGCAGGCAGTCGCGTCTTTCAATACCTCGACGCGGACGGCAAGATTCACGCTGTCGAGGCAGGCGAAGTGAATGAGTTCCTCCGCGAGCTCAGCGGCGAAGAGTTCACAGCCAAAGACTTCCGCACGTGGAAGGCGTCGACCTTCGCCGTCGGCGCGTTGTTCCGTGCGGAAGTGGCGGAGACCCTTACGGCTCGCAAGCGGACCGCTCGCGAGGTGGTGTGCGCGACTGCCGAGATGCTCAGCAACACGCCGGCCGTCTGCCGCAACTATTACATCCACCCGGGGCTGCTGGAGAGCTTTGAGGCAGGAACCTTTCGGCAAGAAGTCGGGACCGCAACGCCCCGCGCCCGCAACCTATTTTCCACTGACGAGAAACTCCTCATGCGGTTTCTGAAGTACTGGAAGCCAACGCTCAACTAG